A region of Dermochelys coriacea isolate rDerCor1 chromosome 1, rDerCor1.pri.v4, whole genome shotgun sequence DNA encodes the following proteins:
- the UBE2N gene encoding ubiquitin-conjugating enzyme E2 N codes for MAGLPRRIIKETQRLLAEPVPGIKAEPDESNARYFHVVIAGPQDSPFEGGTFKLELFLPEEYPMAAPKVRFMTKIYHPNVDKLGRICLDILKDKWSPALQIRTVLLSIQALLSAPNPDDPLANDVAEQWKTNEAQAIETARAWTRLYAMNNI; via the exons gaaaCCCAGCGCTTGCTGGCAGAACCAGTCCCTGGGATAAAAGCAGAGCCAGATGAGAGCAACGCACGTTATTTCCATGTGGTCATTGCAGGTCCACAGGATTCCCCCTTTGAGGGTGGGACATTTAAACTTGAACTATTCCTTCCAGAAGAATATCCAATGGCAGCTCCTAAAGTACGTTTCATGACCAAAATTTATCACCCTAATGTAGACAAGTTGGGAAGAATATGTTTAGATATTTTGAAAG ATAAATGGTCCCCAGCTTTGCAGATCCGTACAGTTCTGCTATCAATCCAGGCTTTGCTAAGCGCTCCCAATCCAGATGATCCTTTAGCAAATGATGTAGCAGAGCAGTGGAAGACCAATGAAGCCCAAGCCATAGAAACAG cCAGAGCATGGACTAGGCTATATGCCATGAATAATATTTAA